From a single Streptomyces sp. 1331.2 genomic region:
- the ndk gene encoding nucleoside-diphosphate kinase: MSQRTLVLLKPDAVRRGLAGEIISRIERKAGWKLAAVELRTFDRATLELHYAEHVGRPFYEPLLEFMTSGPSIALIVEGEEVVPGIRMLAGATNPLEAGAGTIRGDYATITRENLIHASDSPESAEREIKIFFPAHA, encoded by the coding sequence GTGTCCCAGCGCACTCTCGTCCTGCTCAAGCCCGACGCCGTCCGCCGCGGCCTGGCCGGCGAGATCATCAGCCGCATCGAGCGCAAGGCCGGCTGGAAGCTCGCCGCCGTCGAGCTGCGCACCTTCGACCGGGCGACGCTGGAACTGCACTACGCGGAGCACGTCGGCCGCCCGTTCTACGAGCCGCTGCTGGAGTTCATGACCTCCGGCCCGTCGATCGCGCTGATCGTCGAGGGCGAGGAGGTCGTGCCCGGCATCCGCATGCTGGCCGGCGCCACCAACCCGCTGGAGGCCGGCGCCGGCACCATCCGCGGCGACTACGCGACGATCACCCGCGAGAACCTGATCCACGCCTCGGACTCCCCGGAGTCCGCCGAGCGCGAGATCAAGATCTTCTTCCCGGCGCACGCCTGA
- a CDS encoding DUF4233 domain-containing protein, which translates to MRTLCSSTLIGEALLIMFAALVAMRLSDVSDGEIWTVSGIAMALCIALCGMINRPGAVQIGWALQIGLIASGFILPTMFGLGVVFAGLWWCSVHYGRKVDAFKAARAAAVEAAAVQA; encoded by the coding sequence ATGAGGACGCTCTGCTCCTCGACCCTGATCGGCGAGGCGTTGCTGATCATGTTCGCGGCACTGGTCGCGATGCGGCTCTCCGACGTCTCCGACGGGGAGATCTGGACGGTCAGCGGCATCGCGATGGCGCTGTGCATCGCGCTCTGCGGCATGATCAACCGCCCCGGCGCGGTGCAGATCGGCTGGGCACTGCAGATCGGCCTGATCGCCAGCGGCTTCATCCTGCCGACCATGTTCGGCCTCGGCGTGGTCTTCGCCGGCCTGTGGTGGTGCTCGGTGCACTACGGCCGCAAGGTCGACGCGTTCAAGGCCGCCCGGGCCGCCGCCGTCGAGGCGGCCGCCGTACAGGCCTGA
- the folC gene encoding bifunctional tetrahydrofolate synthase/dihydrofolate synthase, producing MSDKADPNPYTIRPADGGTGDALRDVEVELSKRWPENKLEPSLDRIEALMDILGQPQRSFPSIHITGTNGKTSTARMIEQLLNTFELRTGRYTSPHVESVTERISLDGAPITPERFVEVYRDIEPYVQMVDAAQPVPMSFFEVLTGMAYAAFADAPVDVAVVEVGMGGSWDATNVIDAAVAVITPIGLDHTDKLGETTGEIAVEKSGIIKSGAVAVVAQQQLDAAQVILRRAVEVDATVAREGMEFGVIRRELAIGGQLVTLRGLGGEEYEDVFIPLHGEHQAHNAALALAAVEAFFGVGGARGGQLDVDKVRQGFSGVSSPGRLEVVRRSPTVILDAAHNPHGARATVAALTESFGFTRLVGVIGTSGDKDVAGVLEAFEPILAEVVITQNSTHRAMDVDALAALAVEIFGEDRVQVEPRLDDAIAAAVTLAEEEGDLGGAGVLVTGSVITVGEARLLLGRK from the coding sequence GTGAGCGACAAGGCCGACCCGAACCCGTACACCATCCGCCCCGCCGACGGCGGCACCGGCGACGCCCTGCGCGACGTCGAAGTGGAACTCTCCAAGCGCTGGCCGGAGAACAAGCTGGAGCCCTCGCTCGACCGGATCGAGGCGCTGATGGACATCCTGGGCCAGCCCCAGCGGTCCTTCCCCTCCATCCACATCACCGGCACCAACGGCAAGACCTCCACCGCCCGGATGATCGAGCAGCTGCTCAACACCTTCGAGCTGCGCACCGGCCGCTACACCAGCCCGCACGTGGAGTCCGTCACCGAGCGGATCAGCCTGGACGGCGCCCCGATCACCCCCGAGCGCTTCGTCGAGGTCTACCGCGACATCGAGCCCTACGTGCAGATGGTCGACGCGGCGCAGCCGGTGCCGATGTCCTTCTTCGAGGTGCTGACCGGCATGGCCTACGCCGCCTTCGCCGACGCCCCGGTGGACGTCGCCGTGGTCGAGGTCGGCATGGGCGGCTCCTGGGACGCCACCAACGTCATCGACGCCGCCGTCGCCGTGATCACCCCGATCGGGCTGGACCACACCGACAAGCTCGGCGAGACCACCGGCGAGATCGCCGTCGAGAAGTCCGGGATCATCAAGTCCGGCGCCGTCGCCGTCGTCGCCCAGCAGCAGCTCGACGCCGCCCAGGTCATCCTTCGCCGCGCCGTCGAGGTGGACGCCACGGTCGCCCGCGAGGGCATGGAGTTCGGCGTGATCCGGCGCGAACTCGCCATCGGCGGCCAGCTGGTGACGCTGCGCGGACTCGGCGGCGAGGAGTACGAGGACGTCTTCATCCCGCTGCACGGCGAGCACCAGGCGCACAACGCGGCGCTCGCGCTGGCCGCGGTCGAGGCCTTCTTCGGCGTCGGCGGCGCCCGCGGCGGGCAGCTCGACGTGGACAAGGTCCGCCAGGGCTTCTCCGGCGTCTCCTCGCCGGGCCGCCTGGAGGTCGTCCGCCGCAGCCCCACCGTCATCCTGGACGCCGCGCACAACCCGCACGGCGCCCGCGCGACCGTCGCCGCCCTCACCGAGTCCTTCGGCTTCACCCGGCTCGTCGGCGTGATCGGCACCTCCGGGGACAAGGACGTGGCCGGGGTCCTGGAGGCCTTCGAGCCGATCCTGGCCGAGGTCGTCATCACCCAGAACTCCACCCACCGCGCGATGGACGTCGACGCGCTGGCCGCCCTGGCCGTCGAGATCTTCGGCGAGGACCGCGTCCAGGTCGAGCCCCGGCTCGACGACGCCATCGCCGCCGCCGTCACCCTCGCCGAGGAGGAGGGCGACCTCGGCGGCGCCGGGGTGCTGGTCACCGGTTCGGTCATCACGGTGGGCGAGGCCCGCCTGCTGCTCGGGAGGAAGTGA